From Candidatus Binataceae bacterium, the proteins below share one genomic window:
- a CDS encoding cupin domain-containing protein: MELEPTNGECITIGQLKIRYLIDGAASGMFELTVPPGAHVPPPHSHSNNEESIYCLEGVLRCAVGDEVRDLKPGDWGHTPRGVTHGFSNPHDQVARALVILTPDIGAQYFRDIAQVVNAAGGSDPARIVEIMARYGLVLSPLKPAKRAD; the protein is encoded by the coding sequence ATGGAATTGGAACCGACTAATGGCGAATGCATAACCATCGGGCAGCTCAAGATTCGCTACCTCATCGATGGCGCAGCATCAGGAATGTTCGAGCTTACTGTGCCGCCCGGGGCGCACGTCCCCCCGCCGCACAGCCACAGCAACAACGAGGAGAGCATCTACTGTCTGGAAGGCGTGCTGCGCTGCGCGGTGGGCGACGAGGTGCGCGATCTAAAACCGGGCGATTGGGGCCATACTCCTCGCGGCGTAACGCACGGGTTCAGTAACCCCCACGATCAGGTGGCGCGGGCGCTCGTCATCCTTACCCCCGACATCGGAGCCCAATATTTCCGCGACATCGCGCAGGTCGTCAACGCAGCTGGCGGATCCGACCCGGCCAGGATCGTCGAGATAATGGCCCGCTATGGTCTGGTGCTGTCCCCGTTGAAGCCGGCTAAGCGGGCCGACTAA
- a CDS encoding Zn-dependent alcohol dehydrogenase, producing the protein MKAAVFHGPHQPLTIEQIDVDDPREHEVLVRTVATGVCHSDLHFVEGLYPHPAPAVLGHEAAGIVERVGSAVTYLRPGDHVISCPSVFCGFCEQCMSGHPNRCSNRRATQRPKGDKPRLSKGGEPVRQFSDLSTYAEKMLVHENALVKIRDDMPLDRAALIGCGVTTGVGAALNTAKVEPGSTVAVFGAGGIGISAIQGARIAGARMIIAVDMFEHKLATAKRMGATHTVDASASDAVEEVRKLTGGGVDYSFEAIGLKKVAEQCFDVLAPGGTATVIGMIPVGQKVEIDGPKLLTERKIQGSMMGSNRFRIDMPRYIDFYLQGRLNLDDMISRRGRLEDVNEAFRVMKAGEVTRTVLMFE; encoded by the coding sequence ATGAAAGCCGCTGTCTTCCATGGACCCCATCAGCCGCTCACCATCGAGCAGATCGACGTCGACGATCCGCGCGAGCACGAGGTGCTCGTGCGCACGGTCGCAACCGGCGTCTGCCACAGCGACCTGCACTTCGTCGAAGGCCTGTACCCGCATCCGGCGCCCGCAGTGCTCGGCCACGAGGCGGCCGGAATCGTCGAGCGCGTCGGTTCGGCAGTTACCTACCTCAGACCCGGCGACCATGTCATCTCGTGCCCGTCGGTCTTCTGCGGCTTCTGCGAGCAGTGCATGTCGGGCCATCCCAACCGTTGCTCCAACCGCCGCGCCACCCAGCGCCCCAAGGGCGACAAGCCGCGCCTGTCGAAGGGCGGCGAGCCGGTGCGCCAGTTCAGCGATCTTTCGACGTACGCCGAGAAGATGCTGGTGCACGAGAACGCACTGGTGAAGATTCGCGACGACATGCCGCTGGATCGCGCCGCGCTTATCGGATGCGGCGTCACCACCGGTGTCGGCGCCGCGCTCAACACGGCCAAGGTCGAGCCCGGTTCGACAGTGGCGGTCTTCGGCGCCGGCGGAATCGGAATCTCGGCGATCCAGGGCGCGCGGATCGCGGGCGCGCGGATGATAATCGCGGTCGATATGTTCGAGCACAAGCTGGCGACCGCCAAACGGATGGGCGCAACGCATACGGTGGACGCCTCGGCGAGTGACGCGGTCGAGGAGGTCCGCAAGCTCACCGGCGGCGGCGTCGATTACTCATTCGAGGCGATCGGGCTCAAAAAGGTCGCCGAGCAGTGCTTCGACGTGCTCGCGCCCGGCGGCACCGCAACCGTCATCGGGATGATCCCGGTGGGGCAAAAGGTCGAGATCGACGGTCCCAAGCTGCTCACCGAGCGCAAGATCCAGGGCTCGATGATGGGTTCGAACCGCTTCCGCATCGACATGCCCCGTTACATCGATTTCTATCTCCAGGGTCGGCTCAATCTCGACGACATGATCTCGCGCCGCGGCAGGCTGGAGGACGTCAACGAAGCTTTCCGCGTGATGAAGGCCGGCGAGGTCACCCGCACGGTCCTGATGTTCGAGTAA
- a CDS encoding Zn-dependent alcohol dehydrogenase, whose amino-acid sequence MKAAVFHGPKQPLRIEEVEVDQPQEHEVLVRTVASGVCHSDLHFVEGLYPLPAPAVLGHEAAGVVERVGSAVTYLKPGDHVIACLSVFCGFCEQCMSGHPNRCSNRAATQRPKGGKQRLSLKGAPLRQFADLSAYAEQMLVHENALVKVRDDMPLDRAALIGCGVTTGVGAALNTAKVEPGSTVAVFGAGGVGLAAVQGARIAGARLIIAVDMFEHKLASAKRLGATHTVDASSSDPIEEIRKLTGAGVDYAFEAIGLKKVAEQCFECLAPGGTATIIGMIPVGQKVEIDGPKLLTERKLQGTNMGSNRFRIDMPRYVDFYLQGRLNLDDMITRRGKLEDVNEAFRAMKAGEVARTVLMFE is encoded by the coding sequence ATGAAAGCCGCCGTCTTTCATGGTCCCAAGCAGCCATTGAGGATCGAGGAGGTCGAGGTCGATCAGCCGCAGGAGCACGAGGTGCTGGTGCGCACCGTGGCGAGCGGCGTCTGCCACAGCGACCTGCACTTCGTCGAAGGTCTCTACCCACTGCCCGCACCGGCCGTGCTCGGCCACGAGGCGGCCGGCGTCGTCGAGCGTGTCGGCTCGGCGGTCACTTACCTCAAACCGGGCGACCATGTGATCGCCTGCCTGTCAGTCTTCTGCGGCTTCTGCGAGCAGTGCATGTCGGGCCATCCCAACCGCTGCTCGAATCGCGCCGCCACCCAACGCCCCAAGGGCGGCAAGCAGCGTCTCAGCCTCAAGGGCGCACCGCTGCGCCAGTTCGCCGACCTCTCCGCCTACGCTGAGCAGATGCTGGTGCATGAGAACGCGCTGGTGAAGGTTCGCGACGATATGCCGCTGGACCGCGCCGCGCTTATCGGATGCGGCGTCACCACCGGTGTCGGCGCCGCGCTTAACACGGCGAAGGTCGAACCGGGCTCGACGGTGGCCGTCTTCGGCGCGGGCGGGGTCGGCCTGGCGGCGGTACAGGGCGCGCGGATCGCGGGGGCGCGCCTGATCATCGCGGTCGATATGTTCGAACACAAGCTCGCCAGCGCCAAGCGCCTCGGCGCAACGCATACTGTGGACGCCTCGTCCAGCGACCCGATCGAGGAAATCCGCAAGCTCACCGGCGCCGGCGTCGATTACGCATTCGAAGCGATCGGGCTCAAGAAGGTCGCCGAGCAGTGCTTCGAGTGCCTCGCCCCGGGCGGCACCGCGACAATCATCGGGATGATCCCGGTGGGCCAGAAGGTCGAGATCGACGGTCCCAAGTTGCTCACCGAACGCAAGCTCCAGGGCACCAACATGGGCTCGAACCGCTTTCGCATCGACATGCCCCGCTACGTCGATTTCTACCTCCAGGGCCGGCTTAACCTCGACGACATGATTACCCGCCGCGGCAAGCTCGAGGACGTCAACGAGGCCTTCCGCGCGATGAAGGCGGGCGAGGTCGCGCGCACGGTCCTGATGTTCGAGTAG
- a CDS encoding redoxin family protein, whose product MPSRSLWGARLRLAAVTMLAAVVLGAGGAAAVRAAIERVDAPAPDFNCAVCLNHKPFRLSDLRGKVVLVDFWEYTCINCIRTFPYLRRWDRLYRPLGLVIVGVHTPEFEFAKDPALVADAARRFRFDFPIAVDSDYKIWYAFHNEAWPADYLIDKNGNVAYMHIGEGEYGDFERKIQQLLSAANPQLDFNQPKYRIPESENVELFGGVCMRATPETYLGFARGRNIANPGGEDRTRQTRYEAPAEIPLDEFALEGRWVAGPEYVRHAIEAKAPGDSVQLHYRAKSVYLVAGSDDSAPKRLYITQDGKPLPRDSRGVDVRAAADGRTYIELAGKRMYYVVSNPEFAGHQLGLYALEPGLSLYSFTFGNNCENKFAHR is encoded by the coding sequence GTGCCCAGCAGGTCGTTATGGGGCGCGCGGCTGCGCCTGGCGGCAGTGACGATGCTCGCCGCCGTGGTGCTCGGCGCAGGCGGCGCGGCCGCAGTGCGCGCGGCGATCGAGCGCGTTGACGCGCCGGCGCCCGATTTCAACTGCGCGGTGTGCCTCAACCACAAGCCCTTCAGGCTGAGCGACCTGCGCGGCAAGGTCGTACTGGTCGACTTCTGGGAATACACCTGTATCAACTGCATCCGCACCTTCCCCTATCTCCGGCGCTGGGACAGGCTGTACCGCCCGCTGGGGCTGGTAATCGTCGGCGTGCACACGCCGGAGTTCGAGTTCGCCAAGGACCCCGCGCTGGTGGCTGACGCGGCGCGTCGTTTTCGCTTCGATTTTCCGATCGCGGTCGATAGCGACTACAAGATCTGGTACGCGTTTCACAATGAAGCATGGCCGGCCGACTATTTGATCGACAAGAACGGTAACGTCGCCTACATGCACATCGGCGAAGGCGAGTACGGCGACTTCGAACGCAAGATCCAGCAGCTCCTGAGCGCGGCGAATCCGCAGCTCGACTTCAACCAGCCGAAATACCGAATTCCCGAGAGTGAAAACGTCGAGCTGTTCGGCGGCGTATGCATGCGCGCGACGCCCGAGACCTACCTGGGCTTCGCCCGCGGACGCAATATCGCCAACCCCGGCGGCGAGGATCGCACCCGGCAGACGCGGTACGAGGCGCCCGCGGAAATTCCGCTCGACGAGTTCGCGCTGGAGGGCCGATGGGTCGCGGGGCCGGAGTACGTGCGTCACGCGATTGAGGCCAAGGCCCCCGGCGATTCGGTCCAGCTTCACTACCGCGCCAAATCGGTGTATCTGGTCGCGGGTTCCGACGACTCCGCGCCCAAACGGCTGTACATTACGCAGGACGGCAAGCCGCTGCCGCGCGACAGCCGGGGGGTGGACGTGCGCGCCGCAGCCGACGGGCGCACCTACATCGAGCTCGCCGGCAAGCGCATGTACTACGTGGTCAGCAACCCCGAATTCGCCGGCCATCAGCTCGGCCTTTACGCGCTCGAGCCGGGGCTGTCGCTCTACTCGTTTACCTTCGGCAACAACTGCGAGAACAAGTTCGCCCACCGCTGA
- the trxA gene encoding thioredoxin: protein MASELVSHVTDSTFEQEVLKSTKPVLIDFWAPWCGPCRAIAPLIDELAGEYAGRLKVVKINVDDNPETPARYGVRGIPNLLIIKGGQVKEQIVGAVPKSHLVRAVDSALA from the coding sequence ATGGCGAGCGAACTGGTCAGCCATGTCACCGATTCCACTTTCGAGCAGGAGGTGCTGAAGTCGACCAAGCCCGTGCTTATCGACTTCTGGGCCCCGTGGTGTGGCCCCTGCCGGGCGATCGCGCCATTGATCGACGAGTTGGCGGGCGAATACGCCGGCCGGCTCAAGGTCGTCAAAATCAACGTGGACGACAATCCCGAAACGCCGGCACGTTACGGCGTCCGCGGCATCCCCAATCTGCTGATCATCAAGGGCGGACAGGTCAAGGAGCAGATCGTCGGCGCGGTGCCCAAGAGCCACCTGGTGCGCGCAGTTGACAGTGCGCTCGCCTGA
- a CDS encoding CvpA family protein: MNGLDYLILALIALGALHGTARGILRIASSLVALVAAVYFAGVYHARLAEYFTRAFSARPEVGAAMGYVVIVLVVLVAVGWGGARLADLIRAVHLSWLDRLAGGVVGAAVGALLAGFALVILTATLPFDAPLLRQSRLAPHVIEYYHTLVAFVPDEVRSAYLAREAELRAYWKQHRAGLPQIPPSPATTP; this comes from the coding sequence ATGAACGGACTCGACTACCTGATCCTGGCCCTGATTGCGCTGGGCGCACTTCACGGCACCGCGCGCGGAATCCTGCGCATCGCTTCGTCGCTGGTTGCGCTGGTGGCGGCGGTTTACTTCGCCGGGGTTTATCACGCGCGCCTCGCCGAGTACTTCACGCGCGCGTTCTCGGCACGCCCCGAGGTGGGCGCGGCGATGGGCTACGTCGTAATCGTGCTGGTGGTGCTGGTCGCGGTCGGGTGGGGCGGCGCACGGCTGGCCGATCTGATCCGCGCGGTTCATCTAAGCTGGCTCGACCGGCTGGCCGGCGGCGTGGTCGGCGCGGCTGTGGGCGCCCTGCTGGCCGGGTTCGCCCTGGTGATCCTGACCGCGACGCTGCCCTTCGACGCTCCGCTGCTGCGGCAATCGCGGCTTGCGCCGCACGTTATCGAATACTACCACACGCTGGTGGCGTTCGTCCCCGACGAAGTGCGCAGCGCCTACCTCGCGCGCGAGGCCGAACTGCGCGCCTACTGGAAGCAACACCGCGCGGGTTTGCCGCAAATCCCGCCGTCGCCCGCCACGACGCCGTAG
- the asnS gene encoding asparagine--tRNA ligase, with product MAWVYIEALGRHVGEEVTLKGWLYNRRSSGKIHFLMVRDGTGFCQCVASLADLGAEAFAAADHLGQETSLEVTGVVRQDRRAPGGYELTVKRYTVYAPAADYPITPKEHGVAFLLDLRHLWVRSLRQHAILRVRDEVTSAAHDFFHQRGFVLFDAPILTPTSCEGTTNLFEIDYFGERKAYLTQSGQLYAEAGALAFGKVYCFGPTFRAEKSKTRRHLTEFWMVEPEVAFYTLAEDMQLAEDFVSYILRRVLERRAGELATLERDIEPLRRAAETPYPRITYDEAIERLRAKGVAIKWGDDFGGDEETALSSEFDRPVMVHRYPAACKAFYMKRDPARPELALCVDMLAPEGYGEIIGGGQREDDYETLRGRIVENGLPLEPFGWYLDLRRYGSVPHAGFGMGIERMVAWVCGLHHIRETIPFPRMMERIEP from the coding sequence ATGGCATGGGTCTATATCGAGGCGCTCGGCCGGCATGTGGGCGAGGAGGTCACGCTCAAGGGCTGGCTGTACAACCGCCGCTCCAGCGGCAAGATTCACTTCCTGATGGTGCGCGACGGCACCGGCTTCTGCCAGTGCGTCGCCTCGCTCGCCGACCTCGGCGCCGAGGCCTTCGCCGCCGCCGACCATCTGGGCCAGGAGACCTCGCTCGAGGTCACCGGCGTGGTGCGCCAGGATCGGCGCGCGCCCGGGGGCTACGAGCTGACGGTCAAGCGCTACACGGTGTACGCGCCCGCCGCCGATTATCCAATCACGCCCAAGGAGCACGGCGTCGCCTTCCTGCTCGACCTGCGCCATCTGTGGGTCCGCTCCCTGCGCCAGCACGCGATCCTGCGCGTGCGCGACGAGGTGACGAGTGCCGCGCACGACTTCTTCCACCAGCGCGGCTTCGTGCTGTTCGACGCCCCCATCCTGACTCCGACCTCGTGCGAAGGCACCACCAACCTTTTCGAGATCGACTACTTCGGTGAGCGCAAGGCCTATCTCACCCAGAGCGGCCAGCTCTACGCCGAGGCTGGCGCGCTCGCCTTCGGCAAGGTGTACTGCTTCGGCCCGACGTTCCGCGCCGAGAAGTCCAAGACCCGGCGCCATCTGACCGAGTTCTGGATGGTCGAGCCGGAGGTCGCCTTCTACACGCTGGCCGAGGACATGCAGCTCGCCGAGGACTTCGTCAGCTATATCCTGCGCCGCGTGCTCGAGCGGCGCGCCGGCGAACTGGCCACGCTCGAGCGCGACATCGAGCCGCTGCGGCGCGCGGCCGAAACGCCATATCCGCGAATCACGTACGACGAGGCGATCGAGCGCCTGCGGGCCAAAGGAGTCGCGATCAAGTGGGGCGACGATTTCGGCGGCGACGAGGAGACCGCGCTATCGTCCGAGTTCGACCGCCCGGTGATGGTCCATCGCTACCCCGCCGCCTGCAAGGCGTTCTACATGAAGCGCGATCCTGCGCGTCCCGAGCTTGCGCTGTGCGTCGATATGCTCGCGCCCGAGGGCTACGGCGAGATTATCGGCGGCGGCCAGCGCGAGGACGACTACGAAACGCTGCGCGGGCGGATCGTGGAGAACGGGCTGCCGCTCGAACCGTTCGGATGGTATCTCGACCTGCGCCGCTACGGCTCCGTGCCGCACGCGGGCTTCGGAATGGGAATCGAGCGGATGGTGGCTTGGGTTTGCGGCCTCCATCATATCCGCGAGACGATCCCGTTCCCGCGCATGATGGAGCGGATCGAACCGTAG
- a CDS encoding nitronate monooxygenase family protein produces the protein MDINPAFITPLSQRLNIRYPVLQAGMGFVAHAELAAAVSNAGGLGCIGSGTMAARELKEQIRRCRALTDRPFAVDILFAEVKADKGSSDVVRYTSNVERLIEVTFEEKVPVIVSGLGNPAGIVERAHRDDVTVMSLCGNVKQARRLEASGVDVIIAQGYDAGGHTGRVGTMSLVPAIVDAVRVPVLAAGGIADGRGLVAALALGAQGIWMGSRFVASVEAFAHINYKNKIVEIDEEGTTITRCQSGKPCRLIRNKFTESWVGRESEILPFPLQAMRVGFPAAEKARYEGKVEEGGMACGQGAALIRSVKPAGQIVRDVMAEAEAALRERFLAPAWPALPARTRSAAA, from the coding sequence ATGGATATCAATCCCGCCTTCATCACTCCGCTCTCGCAGCGCCTCAACATCAGGTATCCCGTCCTGCAAGCTGGGATGGGGTTTGTCGCGCATGCGGAGCTCGCCGCCGCGGTCTCCAACGCGGGCGGCCTGGGATGTATCGGGTCGGGCACGATGGCCGCGCGAGAATTAAAGGAGCAAATCCGTCGCTGCCGCGCGCTAACCGATCGCCCCTTCGCGGTCGATATTCTTTTTGCCGAGGTCAAGGCCGACAAGGGCTCCTCCGACGTCGTCCGCTACACCTCCAACGTCGAGCGTCTCATCGAGGTGACCTTCGAAGAGAAGGTCCCGGTGATCGTCTCCGGCCTCGGCAACCCGGCCGGCATCGTCGAGCGCGCCCATCGCGACGACGTGACGGTGATGTCGCTGTGCGGCAACGTCAAGCAGGCGCGCCGGCTGGAGGCCTCGGGCGTCGATGTGATCATCGCCCAGGGCTACGACGCCGGCGGCCATACCGGGCGCGTCGGCACGATGTCGCTGGTGCCGGCGATCGTGGACGCGGTGCGGGTGCCGGTGCTGGCCGCCGGCGGAATCGCCGACGGGCGCGGGCTGGTGGCGGCGCTGGCGCTGGGCGCCCAAGGGATCTGGATGGGCAGCCGGTTCGTCGCCTCGGTCGAAGCCTTCGCGCACATCAACTACAAGAACAAGATCGTCGAGATCGACGAAGAAGGCACCACGATCACCCGCTGCCAGTCCGGCAAGCCCTGCCGGCTTATCCGCAACAAGTTCACCGAGTCGTGGGTCGGGCGCGAAAGCGAGATCCTGCCGTTCCCGTTGCAGGCGATGCGCGTAGGTTTTCCGGCGGCCGAAAAGGCGCGCTACGAGGGCAAGGTCGAGGAAGGCGGAATGGCGTGCGGGCAGGGCGCCGCCCTTATCCGTTCGGTCAAGCCGGCGGGACAGATCGTGCGCGATGTGATGGCCGAGGCGGAGGCGGCGCTGCGCGAGCGCTTCCTCGCGCCCGCATGGCCGGCGCTTCCCGCCAGGACCCGCTCAGCCGCGGCGTAG
- the rpsU gene encoding 30S ribosomal protein S21, with protein sequence MEIRVEGSLDQAMRVLKRKLAKEGVFKEMKKRAFYEKPSVRRKRKRSEAQRRRRKEQRRRRAAAL encoded by the coding sequence ATGGAAATCAGGGTCGAAGGCTCCCTCGACCAGGCGATGCGGGTGCTCAAGCGCAAGCTCGCCAAGGAGGGGGTATTCAAGGAGATGAAGAAGCGGGCTTTCTACGAGAAGCCCAGTGTCCGCCGCAAGCGCAAACGCTCCGAAGCCCAACGCCGGCGCCGCAAAGAGCAACGCCGCCGCCGCGCCGCCGCACTCTAA
- a CDS encoding SDR family NAD(P)-dependent oxidoreductase, whose product MDLGLRGKVVMITGGSRGLGRAMAETLGAEGARLSICARGAEALEKTAADLRGRGYEVLAEAVDVVDAAAAARWVEGTVARMGGVDMLVNNAGGARPGALGELDDAAWQAAFELNFFSAVRLSRLCAPRMEARGGGAIVNISSIYGREAGGPLTYNASKAAMISFTKMLARELAPKGIRVNTVAPGSILYPGGTWERVFKANPAFEKDFIAHEFPAGRLGRPEEVAYAVAFLVSPRASWITGACLPVDGAQGRSLI is encoded by the coding sequence ATGGATTTGGGTCTTCGTGGCAAAGTCGTGATGATAACCGGCGGCAGCCGGGGGTTGGGGCGTGCGATGGCCGAAACGCTGGGCGCCGAGGGGGCGCGGCTGAGCATCTGCGCGCGCGGCGCGGAGGCGTTGGAGAAGACGGCAGCCGACTTGCGCGGGCGCGGCTACGAGGTCCTCGCCGAGGCCGTCGACGTGGTCGACGCGGCGGCGGCGGCGCGATGGGTCGAGGGCACCGTGGCCCGAATGGGAGGGGTTGACATGCTGGTCAACAACGCCGGCGGCGCGCGCCCGGGCGCGCTCGGCGAACTCGACGACGCGGCGTGGCAGGCGGCCTTCGAGTTGAACTTCTTCTCGGCGGTGCGACTGTCGCGCCTGTGCGCGCCGCGGATGGAGGCCCGGGGCGGCGGTGCGATCGTCAATATCAGCTCGATCTATGGGCGCGAGGCGGGCGGTCCGCTGACCTACAATGCGTCCAAGGCGGCGATGATCTCGTTCACCAAGATGCTGGCGCGTGAGCTGGCGCCCAAGGGAATCCGCGTCAACACGGTCGCACCCGGCTCGATCCTTTACCCAGGCGGCACCTGGGAGCGCGTGTTCAAGGCCAACCCGGCTTTCGAGAAGGACTTCATCGCGCACGAATTTCCCGCCGGCCGGCTCGGCCGTCCCGAGGAAGTCGCCTATGCGGTGGCCTTTCTTGTCTCGCCGCGGGCGAGCTGGATCACCGGCGCTTGCCTGCCGGTGGACGGCGCCCAAGGCCGATCGCTGATTTGA
- the miaB gene encoding tRNA (N6-isopentenyl adenosine(37)-C2)-methylthiotransferase MiaB → MGTRVDHETSAPRVFIETYGCQMNIADSELVNGVLRRAGYAPAARPEEADVILLNTCAIREHAEERVLGRLSDLARLKHTRPELRLGLLGCMAQHNRAALVEKAPWLDLVAGPDSYRRLPELLGRARFDPAIDVRLDRAETYADLAPEHEGGVRAYVTAMRGCDRFCAFCVVPYVRGRERSVPPQAVLADVRALAARGTREVVLLGQTVNAYRFGEVDFARLLRMVARVDGIERIRFTSPHPADMSGAVIEAMATEPKVQPWLHLPVQSGSDRILAAMERGYTVAEYLAIVERLRAAIPDLALSTDIIVGFNGEQEADFRATLDLMRAVGYDSAFTFKYSLREHTRAFRLGDTVSEEEKGRRLAETIALQERISLQRNRALVGERVAVLVEGPARRGGGMLAGKTPQFKTAVFAPAAATAPGDIVSVRVESATAHTLHCTLIG, encoded by the coding sequence ATGGGCACCCGTGTGGATCACGAGACGTCGGCGCCGCGCGTCTTTATCGAGACCTACGGCTGCCAGATGAATATCGCCGACTCCGAGCTGGTAAACGGCGTGCTGCGCCGCGCCGGCTACGCGCCGGCCGCGCGCCCCGAGGAGGCCGACGTTATCCTGCTCAATACCTGCGCGATCCGCGAGCACGCCGAGGAACGCGTGCTCGGCCGGCTGAGCGACCTTGCCCGGCTCAAGCATACGCGGCCCGAGCTGCGGCTCGGCCTGCTCGGATGCATGGCGCAACACAACCGCGCGGCGCTGGTTGAGAAGGCGCCGTGGCTCGACCTGGTCGCCGGCCCCGACAGCTACCGCCGTTTGCCCGAGCTGCTGGGGCGGGCGCGCTTCGATCCCGCCATCGACGTGCGACTCGACCGCGCCGAGACCTACGCCGACCTCGCGCCCGAGCACGAGGGCGGCGTGCGCGCGTACGTCACCGCGATGCGCGGATGCGATCGGTTCTGCGCGTTCTGCGTAGTGCCCTACGTGCGCGGACGCGAGCGCAGCGTGCCGCCGCAAGCAGTCCTCGCCGACGTGCGGGCGCTCGCCGCGCGCGGCACGCGCGAAGTCGTGCTGCTAGGGCAGACCGTCAACGCATACCGCTTCGGCGAAGTCGATTTCGCCCGGCTGCTCAGGATGGTTGCCCGAGTGGACGGCATCGAACGCATCCGCTTCACCTCGCCGCATCCCGCCGACATGAGCGGCGCGGTGATCGAAGCGATGGCCACCGAGCCCAAGGTCCAGCCGTGGCTCCATCTGCCGGTGCAGTCGGGTTCGGACCGGATTCTGGCCGCGATGGAACGCGGCTACACGGTGGCGGAATATCTGGCGATAGTCGAGCGGCTGCGCGCGGCGATCCCAGACCTTGCGCTCTCGACCGATATCATCGTCGGCTTCAATGGCGAGCAAGAGGCGGACTTCCGGGCGACGCTCGACCTGATGCGCGCGGTCGGGTATGACTCGGCCTTCACCTTCAAGTACTCGCTGCGCGAACATACGCGGGCCTTTCGGCTGGGCGATACGGTCAGCGAGGAGGAGAAGGGGCGGCGGCTGGCCGAGACGATCGCGCTCCAGGAGCGGATTTCGCTCCAACGCAACCGCGCACTGGTCGGCGAGCGCGTCGCCGTGCTGGTCGAGGGGCCGGCGCGCCGCGGCGGCGGTATGCTCGCCGGCAAGACGCCGCAGTTCAAGACCGCGGTCTTCGCGCCGGCCGCGGCAACCGCACCGGGCGATATCGTCAGCGTGCGCGTTGAATCCGCCACCGCCCACACGCTCCATTGCACACTGATCGGCTAG
- a CDS encoding 2OG-Fe(II) oxygenase produces MTATSPQISARSADASLRALVAEFARRLAAADWAHAARSLNEHGCATIPALLAPAECAGLAGMYEQRERFRSRVVMERLRFGVGEYKYFARPLPPIVAALRAALYARLAPIANRWASAMGRGEPYPPKLSEFLEICRAAGQTRPTPLLLRYEAGGYNCMHQDLYGEVAFPIQLTCLLSRRGADFDGGEFLLLENRPRAQSRGEAIALEQGDAILFATSERPVAGSRGYYRVTMRHGVSRIRRGRRLTLGVIFHDAK; encoded by the coding sequence ATGACGGCAACCTCCCCGCAGATATCGGCACGGTCCGCCGACGCCTCATTGCGGGCGCTGGTTGCCGAGTTCGCGCGCCGACTGGCGGCGGCCGACTGGGCGCACGCCGCGCGCTCTCTCAACGAGCACGGCTGCGCGACGATTCCCGCGCTGCTTGCTCCGGCGGAGTGCGCCGGGCTGGCGGGGATGTACGAGCAACGCGAGCGCTTTCGCTCGCGGGTCGTGATGGAACGGCTGCGCTTCGGCGTGGGCGAGTACAAGTATTTCGCTCGTCCGCTGCCGCCCATCGTCGCGGCCCTGCGCGCCGCGCTCTATGCGCGGCTTGCGCCGATTGCCAACCGATGGGCGAGCGCGATGGGCCGCGGCGAGCCGTATCCGCCGAAGCTGTCGGAGTTCCTCGAGATCTGCCGCGCCGCCGGGCAGACCAGGCCGACCCCGCTCCTGCTGCGCTATGAGGCGGGTGGCTACAACTGCATGCATCAGGACCTCTACGGAGAAGTCGCCTTTCCGATTCAGCTCACCTGCCTGCTCAGCCGGCGCGGCGCGGATTTCGACGGCGGCGAGTTTCTGCTGCTGGAGAATCGTCCGCGCGCGCAGAGCCGGGGCGAGGCAATCGCGCTGGAGCAGGGCGACGCGATCCTGTTCGCGACCAGCGAGCGCCCGGTCGCCGGCAGCCGCGGCTATTACCGGGTCACGATGCGCCACGGGGTGAGCCGGATCCGGCGCGGCCGCCGCCTTACGCTCGGCGTCATCTTCCACGACGCGAAGTAG
- a CDS encoding PPOX class F420-dependent oxidoreductase, whose amino-acid sequence MAAIPQQYLDLLTGKKAFAHLATVMRDGSPQVTPVWFDYADGLIRVNTARGRAKDRNMKIGARVALSIQDPDNPYRYVQIRGKVVRDAEHGADAHIDALAHKYLGVDKYPYRTASEKRVIYFIEPVSAQGMG is encoded by the coding sequence ATGGCAGCAATCCCCCAGCAATATCTCGACCTTCTGACCGGCAAGAAGGCCTTCGCCCATCTTGCGACCGTGATGCGCGACGGCTCGCCGCAGGTGACGCCCGTGTGGTTCGACTACGCCGACGGCCTGATTCGAGTCAACACCGCGCGCGGGCGGGCCAAGGATCGCAACATGAAGATCGGCGCGCGCGTGGCGCTCTCAATCCAAGACCCCGACAATCCGTACCGCTACGTGCAGATCCGCGGCAAGGTCGTGCGCGACGCCGAGCACGGCGCCGACGCCCATATCGACGCACTCGCCCATAAGTATCTGGGCGTTGACAAGTATCCCTACCGCACCGCGAGCGAGAAGCGCGTGATTTACTTCATCGAGCCCGTTTCCGCGCAGGGGATGGGCTAG